ATCGAGGGCTGCTGCCATTAGAGACGATGCGGGTCGGGTCGGCGAGGGAAAGAGCGATCCATCAGACTGGCAGGCGCGGCCCGTTCGGCCGCTCCCTAATGTCATATCGACCGGAGCGTCCCGCAGGGGCGCGGAGCGGAGATATCTTTCCGGTACGGAACAGGGTCCGAATCTCGGCGCGGAAAGATTTCTCCACTCGCTTCGCTCGGTCGAAATGACGGTTCCGGCGCCGCGCGGACTGACGGATCGATCCCGAACCGCTACTTGCCGCAGCGGCCGATCTTCAGCTCCTTGCACTTGTCTTTCACGGCCTCGAAGGTCTTCAGCTTCTTCTGTTTCAGCACGCCGTTTTCCTCGTAGACCTGGGCGACATAGACGTTCTGGACGATCTCGCGAGTCGCCGGATCGATCGTGATCGGGCCGCGCGGGCTGTTGAATTTCCACCCTTTCAGCGCCCCGATGGCACTGTCGGCGGTGATCTTGCCGCCCTTGGCCGACTTGATGATGTGGAACACCGCGGCCATGCCGTCATAGCCGCCGACGCCGACGAAGTCCGGCGTCGACTTGGCGCCGTAGGCCGCCTTCCACGCCTTGACGAACGCCTGGTTCTCCGGCGTCGCCAGATCGGCATGGTAGTGGTGCGCCGTGATCACGCCGACCGCCGCCTTGCCCATGCCCTGGAGCTGCGTGTCCTGGGTGATGTCGCCGGGGCCGATCAGCTTGACGCCGGCCTTGCGCATGCCGAGCGATAGATAGGTCTTGGCGACGCCCGCGGCATGGTTGCCGGCCGGCACGAAGACGTAGAAGCAGCCCGGCTTCTTGTCCTTGACGCGCTGGAAGAAGGGCGTGAAGTCCGGCGCCTCGCGCGGGCCGCCCATTGGGATCGAATCGATGACCTTGCCGCCGGCCCCTTCGAAGCCGCGCGCGAAGGCGGCGACGCTGTCCTTGCCCGGCGGATAGTTGGTGTAGCCGGAAATCGCCGTCTTGCAGCCCATTTCCTTCGCCGCGTGCTCGCCCATGATGTAGCCGGCCTGCCACATGGTGAAGGACACGCGCGCGATATTGGGCGACATGTTGGTGATAAATGCCGTGCCCGCGTTCATGATGACGAACGGTACCTTGGCGGCGGTGACCAGCGGCGCGATCGACATGGCGTTCGGCGAGAAGATGACGCCGCCGAGGATTTCGACCTTCTCGCGCGCGATCAGCTCCTGCGCCGCCGCCTTGGCAATCGGCCCGCCCGGGCGTTTCGAATCGCGCACGATCAGCTTGATCGTGTCGCCGCCCAGCTCCTTGGCGTGCAGCTTCAGATAGAGCCGCGCGCCCTTTTCCATCTGGTCGCCGAGCTGCGCCGCGCCGCCGGATTTCGGCGCGATGAAGCCGACCTTGATCTCCCGCGCCTCGGCCGCCGCCGCAAAGGCGACGGCGCCGGCGAGAGCGAGTCCGGTGGTGACCCTGAACATGGCACTCCTCCGTTTCGATATTGTTGAACGGACAGGTTAGCGGATTTCGCTACTTTCCGCACCGGCCGATCTTCAGTTCCTTGCACTTGTCCTTGACCGCCTCGATAGTCTTCAGCGTCTTGTGGCGCAGGGTGCCGTTATCGTTGACGACCTCGGCGACATAGATGTTCTGGACGATGTCGCGCGTCACCGGGTCGATCGAGATTTTTCCGCGCGGGCTGTCGTGGGTCCAGCCTCTCAGCGCTTTGATCGCGCCGTCCGCCGTGATCTTGCCGCCCTTGGCCGACTTGATGACGTGGAACACCGCGGCCATGCCGTCATAGCCGCCGACGCTGACGAAATCGTTCACCGCATCCTTGCCGTATTCGGCCTTGAACGCCTTGCGATAGGCCGCGTTGGCCGCGTTCTCGAGATCGGCGTGAT
This window of the Rhodospirillaceae bacterium genome carries:
- a CDS encoding ABC transporter substrate-binding protein; the protein is MFRVTTGLALAGAVAFAAAAEAREIKVGFIAPKSGGAAQLGDQMEKGARLYLKLHAKELGGDTIKLIVRDSKRPGGPIAKAAAQELIAREKVEILGGVIFSPNAMSIAPLVTAAKVPFVIMNAGTAFITNMSPNIARVSFTMWQAGYIMGEHAAKEMGCKTAISGYTNYPPGKDSVAAFARGFEGAGGKVIDSIPMGGPREAPDFTPFFQRVKDKKPGCFYVFVPAGNHAAGVAKTYLSLGMRKAGVKLIGPGDITQDTQLQGMGKAAVGVITAHHYHADLATPENQAFVKAWKAAYGAKSTPDFVGVGGYDGMAAVFHIIKSAKGGKITADSAIGALKGWKFNSPRGPITIDPATREIVQNVYVAQVYEENGVLKQKKLKTFEAVKDKCKELKIGRCGK